The following are from one region of the Stenotrophomonas lactitubi genome:
- a CDS encoding class II 3-deoxy-7-phosphoheptulonate synthase, producing the protein MSLSAVPPVPDPAAIAAGAAWSPESWRGKTALQMPTYPDPVALDAALHELKRLPPLVTSWEILALKQQLADAQEGKRFLLQGGDCAENFSDCESGTISNRLKVLLQMSLVLVHGLRQPVIRVGRFAGQYAKPRSADTETRDGVTLPSYRGDVINAPAFTEAARLPDPKRMLQAHAHSAMTMNFVRALIDGGFADLHHPEYWNLEWVSHSPLAADYQKMVASIGDAVHFMETLAGARVHNLNRIDFYTSHEALLLPYEQALTRQVPRQQGWLNLSTHYPWIGMRTAALDGAHVEYLRGVRNPIAIKVGPSVTPDQLLRLIDVLNPDDEPGRLSFIHRMGATQIAQKLPPLLDAVKRDGRRVLWVCDAMHGNTESTANGFKTRRFDNVRGEVEMSFDLHAAAGTRLGGVHLELTGEDVTECTGGARELTERDLERAYRSTVDPRLNYEQSLEIAMAIVRKQEQVR; encoded by the coding sequence ATGAGCCTGTCCGCCGTTCCGCCCGTCCCCGATCCTGCCGCCATCGCCGCTGGCGCTGCCTGGTCACCGGAGAGCTGGCGGGGCAAGACCGCGCTGCAGATGCCGACCTATCCCGATCCGGTGGCACTGGATGCCGCCCTGCACGAGTTGAAGCGGCTGCCGCCGCTGGTGACCTCATGGGAGATCCTGGCGCTGAAGCAGCAGCTTGCCGACGCCCAGGAAGGCAAGCGTTTCCTGCTGCAGGGTGGCGACTGCGCGGAGAATTTCAGCGACTGCGAATCGGGCACGATTTCCAACCGGTTGAAGGTGCTGCTGCAGATGAGCCTGGTGCTGGTGCACGGCCTGCGTCAGCCGGTGATCCGCGTCGGCCGTTTTGCCGGGCAGTACGCCAAGCCGCGCTCGGCCGATACCGAGACCCGCGATGGTGTGACCCTGCCCAGCTACCGTGGCGATGTCATCAATGCGCCGGCGTTCACTGAGGCGGCGCGGCTGCCCGATCCGAAGCGGATGCTGCAGGCCCACGCGCATTCGGCAATGACGATGAACTTCGTGCGGGCGCTGATCGATGGCGGCTTTGCCGACCTGCACCATCCCGAATACTGGAACCTGGAATGGGTAAGCCATTCGCCGTTGGCCGCCGACTACCAGAAGATGGTCGCCTCGATTGGCGATGCCGTGCACTTCATGGAGACCCTGGCCGGGGCGCGCGTGCACAACCTCAACCGCATCGATTTCTACACCTCGCATGAAGCGCTGCTGTTGCCCTACGAGCAGGCGCTGACCCGGCAGGTGCCGCGCCAGCAGGGCTGGTTGAACCTGAGCACGCACTATCCGTGGATCGGCATGCGTACCGCCGCGCTGGATGGCGCACACGTGGAGTACCTGCGTGGCGTGCGCAATCCGATCGCGATCAAGGTGGGCCCGTCGGTGACGCCGGACCAGTTGCTGCGCCTGATCGATGTGCTCAATCCGGATGACGAGCCGGGCCGCCTGAGCTTCATCCACCGCATGGGTGCGACGCAGATCGCGCAGAAGCTGCCGCCGTTGCTGGATGCGGTCAAGCGCGATGGTCGTCGCGTGCTGTGGGTGTGCGATGCGATGCACGGCAACACCGAAAGCACCGCCAATGGCTTCAAGACGCGGCGCTTCGACAATGTACGTGGTGAGGTCGAGATGTCGTTCGACCTGCACGCGGCCGCAGGCACCCGCCTGGGGGGCGTGCATCTGGAACTGACCGGTGAGGATGTGACCGAATGCACCGGCGGTGCGCGCGAGTTGACCGAGCGTGACCTGGAGCGTGCGTATCGTTCGACCGTCGATCCGCGATTGAACTACGAGCAGTCGCTGGAGATTGCGATGGCGATCGTGCGCAAGCAGGAGCAGGTGCGGTAA
- a CDS encoding mechanosensitive ion channel family protein codes for MHWESAQAYAWPLGLAVLVGGIGAWLILWIYHRLKGRDRRRARIGRVLGLPMATAWPLLLLIPALQSTPLPEHTLDQLLRVLHIALTACFIWLLVRGVAAGERAILRSHPIDVSDNLEARRIQTQTRVLSRVLMGGIIVLGASLVLLTFPMVQKIGTALLASAGLIGLVAGIAAKPVFGNLIAGLQIAVTQPIRLDDVVIVEGEWGRVEEIGSSYVVVRIWDERRMVVPLTWFIEHPFQNWTRRSADLLGTAFLWLDYRAPIAAIRAELERICQGQPLWDGRVCVTQVTETSERAIQVRLLVSARSSGDAFDLRCLVRERMLDFLAREHPQSLPQVRARLQRDDELDMPRMRRAGSADVRSPGAEDGEAAIAPVEPGQPL; via the coding sequence GTGCACTGGGAAAGCGCACAGGCCTATGCATGGCCGTTGGGATTGGCAGTGTTGGTGGGTGGCATCGGCGCGTGGTTGATCCTGTGGATCTACCATCGGCTGAAAGGACGTGATCGTCGCCGCGCGCGCATCGGTCGTGTGCTCGGGCTGCCGATGGCCACGGCATGGCCGTTGCTGCTGCTGATTCCCGCGTTGCAATCCACACCGCTGCCGGAACACACGCTCGATCAGCTGCTGCGCGTGCTGCACATCGCTCTGACTGCCTGCTTCATCTGGCTGCTGGTGCGCGGCGTTGCTGCGGGTGAGCGGGCGATCCTGCGCAGTCATCCGATTGATGTCTCGGACAACCTCGAAGCGCGCCGCATCCAGACCCAGACGCGGGTGCTCAGCCGCGTGCTGATGGGCGGCATCATCGTGCTCGGTGCTTCGCTGGTGCTGTTGACCTTTCCGATGGTGCAGAAGATCGGCACCGCACTGCTGGCGTCGGCCGGCCTGATCGGCCTGGTGGCGGGTATCGCTGCCAAACCGGTGTTCGGCAATCTGATCGCCGGCCTGCAGATCGCGGTGACACAGCCGATCCGGCTCGACGACGTGGTGATCGTCGAAGGCGAATGGGGGCGCGTCGAGGAAATCGGCAGCAGCTATGTGGTGGTGCGCATCTGGGATGAGCGGCGGATGGTGGTGCCGCTGACATGGTTCATCGAGCATCCGTTCCAGAACTGGACGCGACGCAGTGCCGACCTGCTGGGAACGGCTTTCCTGTGGCTGGACTACCGTGCGCCGATCGCGGCGATACGTGCCGAGCTGGAACGCATCTGCCAGGGCCAGCCGCTGTGGGATGGACGGGTGTGCGTGACCCAGGTGACCGAAACCAGCGAGCGCGCGATCCAGGTACGGCTGCTGGTCAGTGCGCGCAGTTCCGGTGATGCGTTCGACCTGCGCTGCCTGGTGCGCGAGCGCATGCTGGATTTCCTCGCGCGCGAGCATCCGCAATCGCTGCCGCAGGTGCGCGCGCGCCTGCAGCGGGACGATGAGCTGGATATGCCGCGGATGCGGCGTGCAGGCAGCGCGGATGTGCGCTCGCCGGGTGCGGAGGACGGTGAGGCGGCGATCGCGCCGGTGGAGCCGGGCCAGCCTCTGTAG
- a CDS encoding amidase yields MRLSLPPLLSCLIAALPAVFAAGCSPATSSAHAAEPGSSNVPFPYAETEVSDLQARMVAGELDSTTLTHAYLKRIATLDRAGPRLRAVIELNPDALKEAAERDRERRNGRLRGPLHGIPILLKDNINAAPMATSAGSLALQSFRPDDAYLVRRLREAGAVVLGKTNLSEWANFRGNDSISGWSARGGQTRNPYRLSHSPCGSSSGSAVAVAANLASVAIGTETDGSIVCPAAVNGVVGLKPTVGLVSREGIIPISFSQDTAGPMTRSVADAAAVLTAIAGRDDADPATATMPGRAVYDYTARLDPQGLRGKRIGLLQTPLLKYRGMPPLVEQAVAELRRAGAVVVPVELPNQGAWADAERIVLLYEFKAGLGRYLNTYQAPLRSLAGLIAFNEAHKGQELGLFGQELLQEAEATPGLGDPVYIRARSDARRLAGPEGIDAVLASQKLDALVAPTTGVAWPLRSTGDDFPGESYSVAAVAGYPSLSVPMGQIDGLPAGLLFMGTAWSEPKLIEMAYAYEQRTRARRPPHFDTDALIESGDP; encoded by the coding sequence ATGCGCCTGTCCTTGCCGCCCCTCCTTTCCTGTCTGATCGCCGCACTGCCTGCGGTGTTTGCTGCTGGCTGCAGCCCGGCCACGTCCAGCGCCCACGCTGCCGAACCGGGTAGCAGCAACGTGCCCTTCCCCTACGCCGAGACCGAAGTCTCCGACCTGCAGGCACGCATGGTCGCCGGCGAACTGGACAGCACCACCCTCACTCACGCTTACCTCAAGCGCATCGCCACACTGGACCGCGCCGGCCCGCGCCTGCGCGCGGTGATCGAGCTCAATCCGGATGCCCTGAAGGAAGCTGCAGAGCGTGATCGCGAGCGCCGTAACGGCCGCCTGCGCGGACCGCTGCATGGCATCCCGATCCTGCTGAAGGACAACATCAACGCCGCGCCAATGGCCACCAGTGCCGGCTCCCTCGCCCTGCAGAGCTTCCGCCCCGACGATGCCTACCTGGTGCGACGCCTGCGCGAAGCGGGCGCGGTGGTACTGGGCAAGACCAACCTCAGCGAGTGGGCCAACTTCCGTGGCAACGACTCGATCTCTGGCTGGAGCGCGCGCGGGGGGCAGACCCGCAATCCCTACCGCCTCAGTCATTCGCCCTGTGGCTCCAGCAGCGGCAGCGCGGTGGCCGTGGCCGCCAACCTGGCCAGCGTGGCCATCGGCACCGAAACCGATGGCAGCATCGTCTGCCCCGCGGCGGTCAACGGCGTGGTCGGCCTGAAACCGACCGTCGGCCTGGTCAGCCGCGAAGGCATCATCCCGATCTCCTTCAGCCAGGACACTGCGGGCCCGATGACCCGCAGCGTCGCGGACGCCGCCGCCGTGCTGACCGCCATCGCCGGCCGCGATGATGCCGATCCCGCCACCGCGACCATGCCCGGCCGCGCCGTCTACGACTACACCGCACGACTGGATCCGCAGGGACTGCGTGGCAAGCGCATCGGCCTGCTGCAGACACCACTGCTGAAGTATCGCGGGATGCCGCCGCTGGTTGAGCAGGCGGTCGCCGAGCTGCGCCGCGCCGGCGCCGTGGTGGTGCCGGTGGAACTGCCCAACCAGGGCGCCTGGGCCGATGCCGAGCGCATCGTCCTGCTGTACGAATTCAAGGCCGGACTGGGGCGCTACCTCAACACCTACCAGGCACCACTGCGCAGCCTGGCCGGGCTGATCGCCTTCAACGAGGCACACAAGGGCCAGGAACTGGGCCTGTTCGGCCAGGAGCTGCTGCAGGAGGCCGAGGCGACCCCTGGCCTGGGCGATCCCGTGTACATCCGCGCGCGCAGCGATGCGCGGCGACTGGCGGGCCCGGAAGGCATCGACGCCGTATTGGCATCGCAGAAGCTGGATGCGCTGGTCGCACCGACAACCGGCGTGGCCTGGCCCCTGCGCAGCACGGGGGATGACTTCCCCGGCGAGAGCTACAGTGTCGCCGCCGTCGCCGGCTACCCCAGCCTGAGCGTGCCGATGGGCCAGATCGATGGCCTGCCCGCGGGGCTGTTGTTCATGGGCACGGCGTGGAGCGAACCGAAGTTGATCGAGATGGCCTACGCGTATGAGCAGCGCACGCGCGCCAGGCGTCCGCCGCACTTCGATACCGATGCATTGATCGAATCCGGCGATCCCTGA
- a CDS encoding DUF2127 domain-containing protein codes for MSQNGYNPDPHRHPGLHVIALLEASKAMLALLAATGLEILGPQPLRDGVNALIRRFSLDPDHGTLPSLLNAISPDAVHLAAAAMIGYGLLHLVEAWGLWKAKAWASWLGCLTASIYLPFDIYAIVRHPGWASWTVLAINLIVVYVLARDLRKRRR; via the coding sequence GTGAGCCAGAACGGCTACAACCCGGATCCGCATCGGCATCCGGGCCTCCACGTCATCGCCTTGCTCGAAGCGAGCAAGGCGATGCTGGCGTTGTTGGCGGCTACCGGGCTGGAAATCCTCGGTCCGCAGCCGCTTCGCGACGGCGTCAATGCCCTGATCCGGCGTTTCAGCCTGGACCCGGATCACGGCACCCTGCCCTCGCTGTTGAATGCAATCAGTCCCGACGCGGTGCACCTGGCCGCAGCGGCGATGATCGGCTACGGCCTGCTGCACCTGGTCGAAGCCTGGGGTCTGTGGAAAGCCAAGGCATGGGCCTCCTGGCTGGGCTGCCTGACCGCCTCCATCTACCTGCCCTTCGATATCTACGCGATCGTCCGCCATCCCGGCTGGGCCTCGTGGACCGTGCTGGCGATCAACCTGATCGTCGTCTACGTGCTGGCGCGCGACCTGCGCAAGCGCCGCCGCTGA
- the typA gene encoding translational GTPase TypA, which translates to MSIENLRNIAIVAHVDHGKTTLVDQLLKQSGTLSERTVLAERVMDSNDQEKERGITILAKNTAITWEDKKTGIKNRINIVDTPGHADFGGEVERVLSMVDTVLILVDAMDGPMPQTRFVTQKAFAMGFKPIVVVNKVDRPGSRPEWVIDQVFDLFDKLGATNEQLDFPIVYASALNGYAGLEDTVRDGDMTPLYEAIMQHAPKPEVDPEGPFQMRISQLDYNNFVGVIGIGRIQRGTLKKNMQVAVIDREGKKRNGKVAQVLGFLGLERIEQDTAEAGDIVAISGIPELTISDTLCHPETPEALPALTVDEPTISMTFQVNNSPFAGNKDLSGGKFLTSRQIKDRLDREQVHNVALKVEQLEDADKFLVSGRGELHLSVLIENMRREGYELAVSRPEVIIKQIDGQAMEPIEQLVVDIEEVHQGGVMEKLGTRKGQLKNMESDGKGRVRLEYQIPARGLIGFQNEFKTLTQGSGLLFHVFDHYGPKEQGAIAKRINGVMIANAPGTTPAYSLGPLQERGKLFAAEGDNVYEGQLVGIHSKDNDLTVNAIKTKPLTNMRASGKDDAIQLTPAIKYSLEQALDFIEDDELVEITPKEIRLRKKFLTESDRKKNSRGG; encoded by the coding sequence ATGTCCATCGAAAATCTTCGCAACATCGCCATCGTCGCTCACGTCGACCATGGCAAGACCACCCTGGTCGACCAGCTGCTGAAGCAGTCCGGCACCCTGTCCGAGCGTACCGTCCTCGCCGAGCGCGTGATGGACAGCAACGACCAGGAAAAGGAACGCGGCATCACCATCCTGGCCAAGAACACCGCCATCACCTGGGAAGACAAGAAGACCGGTATCAAGAACCGGATCAACATCGTCGACACCCCCGGACATGCCGACTTCGGCGGCGAGGTCGAGCGCGTGCTGTCGATGGTCGACACCGTGCTGATCCTGGTCGACGCGATGGACGGCCCGATGCCGCAGACCCGCTTCGTCACCCAGAAGGCCTTCGCGATGGGCTTCAAGCCGATCGTCGTGGTCAACAAGGTCGACCGTCCGGGCTCGCGTCCGGAGTGGGTGATCGACCAGGTCTTCGACCTGTTCGACAAGCTCGGCGCCACCAATGAGCAGCTCGACTTCCCGATCGTCTACGCCTCGGCCCTGAACGGCTACGCCGGCCTGGAAGACACCGTGCGCGACGGCGACATGACCCCGCTGTACGAAGCGATCATGCAGCACGCACCGAAGCCGGAAGTGGACCCGGAAGGTCCGTTCCAGATGCGCATCAGCCAGCTGGACTACAACAACTTCGTGGGCGTGATCGGCATCGGCCGCATCCAGCGCGGCACCCTGAAGAAGAACATGCAGGTCGCGGTGATCGACCGTGAAGGCAAGAAGCGCAACGGCAAGGTCGCGCAGGTGCTGGGCTTCCTGGGCCTGGAGCGCATCGAGCAGGACACCGCCGAAGCCGGCGACATCGTCGCCATCTCCGGTATTCCGGAACTGACCATCTCCGACACGCTGTGCCATCCGGAAACCCCGGAAGCGCTGCCGGCACTGACCGTCGACGAGCCGACCATCTCGATGACCTTCCAGGTCAACAACTCGCCGTTCGCCGGCAACAAGGACCTGTCCGGTGGCAAGTTCCTGACCAGCCGCCAGATCAAGGACCGTCTGGATCGCGAGCAGGTCCACAACGTGGCCCTGAAGGTCGAACAGCTGGAAGACGCCGACAAGTTCCTGGTCTCCGGCCGTGGCGAACTGCACCTGTCGGTGCTGATCGAGAACATGCGTCGTGAAGGCTACGAACTGGCAGTGTCGCGCCCGGAAGTGATCATCAAGCAGATCGACGGCCAGGCCATGGAGCCGATCGAGCAGCTGGTGGTGGATATCGAAGAAGTCCACCAGGGCGGCGTGATGGAAAAGCTGGGCACCCGCAAGGGCCAGCTGAAGAACATGGAATCGGACGGCAAGGGCCGTGTGCGCCTGGAATACCAGATCCCGGCCCGTGGCCTGATCGGCTTCCAGAACGAGTTCAAGACCCTCACCCAGGGTTCGGGCCTGCTGTTCCACGTGTTCGACCATTACGGCCCGAAGGAACAGGGCGCCATCGCCAAGCGCATCAACGGTGTGATGATCGCCAATGCCCCGGGTACCACCCCGGCGTACTCGCTCGGCCCGCTGCAGGAACGCGGCAAGCTGTTCGCTGCTGAAGGCGACAACGTGTATGAAGGTCAGCTGGTCGGCATCCACTCCAAGGACAACGACCTGACCGTCAACGCGATCAAGACCAAGCCGCTGACCAACATGCGCGCTTCGGGCAAGGACGATGCGATCCAGCTGACCCCGGCGATCAAGTACTCGCTGGAACAGGCCCTGGACTTCATCGAAGACGACGAGCTGGTCGAGATCACCCCGAAGGAGATCCGTCTGCGCAAGAAGTTCCTGACCGAAAGCGACCGCAAGAAGAACTCGCGCGGCGGCTGA
- a CDS encoding peptidylprolyl isomerase, with the protein MSLIATFDTTQGPIKVELFADKAPLTVANFVNLVKRGFYDGLIFHRVIPDFMIQGGCPQGRGTGGPGYKFEDEKNGVKHQIGSLSMANAGPNTNGSQFFITHIKTDWLDGKHTVFGQVLEGQAIVDSVKQGDVIHSITLEGDTDALLAAQAERVGEWNKLIPA; encoded by the coding sequence ATGTCCCTCATCGCCACTTTCGACACCACCCAGGGCCCGATCAAGGTCGAGCTGTTCGCCGACAAGGCGCCGCTGACGGTCGCCAACTTCGTGAACCTGGTCAAGCGCGGCTTCTATGATGGCCTGATCTTCCACCGCGTGATCCCCGATTTCATGATCCAGGGCGGTTGCCCGCAGGGTCGTGGCACCGGCGGCCCGGGCTACAAGTTCGAAGACGAGAAGAATGGTGTGAAGCACCAGATCGGCTCGCTGTCGATGGCCAACGCCGGCCCGAACACCAATGGCAGCCAGTTCTTCATCACCCACATCAAGACCGATTGGCTGGACGGCAAGCACACCGTGTTCGGCCAGGTGCTGGAAGGCCAGGCGATCGTCGATTCGGTCAAGCAGGGCGACGTGATCCATTCGATCACCCTGGAAGGCGACACCGACGCTCTGCTCGCCGCCCAGGCTGAGCGCGTGGGTGAGTGGAACAAGCTCATTCCCGCCTGA
- a CDS encoding malate dehydrogenase, which yields MKAPVRVAVTGAAGQIGYALLFRIASGEMLGKDQPVILQLLELPVDKAQAALKGVMMELEDCAFPLLAGMVGTDDAEVAFKDADIALLVGARPRGPGMERKDLLLENAKIFTAQGAALNKVAKRDVKVLVVGNPANTNAYIAMKSAPDLNPRNFTAMLRLDHNRALSQLSTKLGKPVAGMEKLVVWGNHSPTMYPDYRFATADGASIADAINDQEWNANTFIPTVGKRGAAIIEARGSSSAASAANAAIDHVRDWVLGSNGKWVTMGVPSDGSYGIPEGVIFGFAVTTENGEYTLVKDLPVDDFSQKYIDKTLAELEEERAGVAHLLG from the coding sequence ATGAAAGCACCTGTTCGTGTTGCCGTGACCGGCGCCGCCGGCCAGATCGGCTACGCCCTGCTGTTCCGTATCGCCTCCGGTGAAATGCTGGGCAAGGACCAGCCGGTCATCCTGCAGCTGCTGGAACTGCCGGTCGACAAGGCCCAGGCCGCCCTGAAGGGCGTGATGATGGAACTGGAAGACTGCGCGTTCCCGCTGCTGGCCGGCATGGTCGGCACCGACGACGCTGAAGTCGCCTTCAAGGACGCCGACATCGCCCTGCTGGTCGGCGCGCGTCCGCGCGGCCCGGGCATGGAGCGCAAGGATCTGCTGCTGGAAAACGCGAAGATCTTCACCGCCCAGGGCGCCGCACTGAACAAGGTCGCCAAGCGTGACGTGAAGGTGCTGGTGGTCGGCAACCCGGCCAACACCAACGCCTACATCGCGATGAAGTCGGCGCCGGACCTGAACCCGCGCAACTTCACCGCCATGCTGCGCCTGGACCACAACCGCGCGCTGAGCCAGCTGTCGACCAAGCTCGGCAAGCCGGTCGCCGGCATGGAGAAGCTGGTGGTGTGGGGCAACCACAGCCCGACCATGTACCCGGACTACCGTTTCGCCACCGCCGATGGTGCGTCGATCGCCGATGCGATCAACGACCAGGAGTGGAACGCCAACACCTTCATCCCGACCGTCGGCAAGCGCGGCGCGGCGATCATCGAAGCCCGTGGCTCGTCCTCGGCTGCTTCGGCCGCCAACGCCGCGATCGACCACGTGCGTGACTGGGTGCTGGGCAGCAACGGCAAGTGGGTCACCATGGGCGTGCCGTCCGACGGTTCCTACGGGATTCCGGAAGGCGTGATCTTCGGCTTCGCGGTCACCACCGAGAACGGCGAGTACACCCTGGTCAAGGATCTGCCGGTCGACGACTTCAGCCAGAAGTACATCGACAAGACCCTGGCCGAGCTGGAAGAAGAGCGCGCCGGCGTCGCCCACCTGCTGGGCTGA
- a CDS encoding RluA family pseudouridine synthase translates to MIHLHYIDNALLVAEKPAGLLSVPGRSAENQDCVVARLQAVYPDALTVHRLDQVTSGLLLHARGKDVQVALSMQFEKREVCKRYEAIVQGLLEGDAGEVDLPLIVDWPNRPRQMVDHERGKPALTRWRVLARDVAAQRTRVELEPVTGRSHQLRLHMASLGHPIVGDVLYGADAAQRVHLHARELRFTHPVTGEALAFESATPF, encoded by the coding sequence ATGATCCATCTGCATTACATCGACAACGCGCTGCTGGTGGCCGAGAAGCCTGCCGGCCTGCTGTCCGTGCCCGGCCGCTCGGCGGAGAACCAGGACTGCGTGGTCGCGCGGTTGCAGGCGGTGTATCCCGATGCGCTGACCGTGCATCGCCTGGACCAGGTCACCTCCGGCCTGCTGCTGCACGCGCGTGGCAAGGACGTGCAGGTGGCGCTGTCGATGCAGTTCGAGAAGCGCGAGGTGTGCAAGCGCTACGAAGCCATCGTGCAGGGGCTGCTTGAAGGAGATGCGGGTGAAGTGGATCTGCCGCTGATCGTCGATTGGCCGAACCGGCCGCGGCAGATGGTCGACCACGAACGCGGCAAGCCGGCACTGACCCGGTGGCGCGTGCTGGCGCGTGACGTCGCGGCGCAACGCACGCGTGTTGAACTGGAGCCGGTCACCGGCCGCAGCCACCAGTTGCGCCTGCACATGGCCAGCCTCGGTCATCCCATCGTCGGCGACGTGCTGTACGGCGCGGACGCGGCGCAGCGCGTGCACCTGCATGCACGGGAGCTGCGGTTCACCCATCCGGTGACAGGCGAGGCGCTCGCGTTCGAGTCTGCGACTCCGTTCTAG
- the prpE gene encoding propionate--CoA ligase, with protein MNYEETYRRSIDEPEAFWGEEAKRIHWHKPPQQVLDYSNPPFRRWFVGGETNLCYNAVDRHLADRPDQLALVAISTETNSTREVTYRQLYREVNDFAAVLKHLGVGHGDRVVIYMPNMAEAVFAMLACARIGAVHSVVFGGFAAHNLALRIDDAKPKLLIAADAGMRGGKLIPYKAMVDAACAEASNPPPHVLIVSRGLDPAEPRIEGRDVEYASLRAQIGQTDVPVQWLESSEPSYLLYTSGTTGKPKGVQRDVGGYAVAMAQSMQTVFDCKPGQVMFSTSDVGWAVGHSYNVYGPLIGGCTSLLYEGLPTNPDPGIWWALCEQYNVRTMFSSPTAIRVLKKHDADFIHRHDLDALKYLFLAGEPLDEPTAHWISDALGKPIIDNYWQTETGWPALTLLPGLDMKPVRFGSPGFPNLGYRMKVIDENTGEEVAAGQKGVLVMTPPLPPGCMSTVWNDDSRFLQSYFSHFKELLYSSLDWAIRDDDGYTFILGRTDDVINVAGHRLGTREIEEAISSHPRVAEAAVIGVKDELKGQVPLVFVTLKQGLDGEDPAAVVAEMMATVTASLGAVARPAHVHVVNALPKTRSGKLLRRSLQALAEQRDPGDLSTLDDPGALEEIRRALGR; from the coding sequence ATGAACTACGAGGAAACCTACCGCCGTTCGATCGACGAGCCGGAGGCATTCTGGGGCGAGGAGGCCAAGCGCATCCATTGGCACAAGCCGCCGCAACAGGTGCTCGACTACAGCAACCCGCCGTTCCGGCGCTGGTTCGTCGGTGGCGAAACCAATCTCTGCTACAACGCCGTCGACCGGCATCTGGCCGACCGCCCGGACCAGCTCGCGCTGGTCGCCATCTCCACCGAAACCAACAGCACCCGCGAAGTCACCTATCGCCAGCTGTATCGCGAAGTGAACGACTTCGCCGCCGTGCTGAAACATCTTGGTGTCGGCCACGGTGATCGCGTGGTGATCTACATGCCGAACATGGCCGAAGCCGTGTTCGCCATGCTTGCCTGTGCACGTATCGGTGCGGTGCACTCGGTGGTGTTCGGTGGTTTCGCCGCACACAACCTCGCGCTGCGCATCGACGATGCCAAGCCGAAGCTGCTGATCGCTGCAGATGCCGGCATGCGTGGCGGCAAGCTCATTCCGTACAAGGCGATGGTCGATGCCGCCTGCGCCGAAGCCAGCAATCCGCCGCCGCACGTGCTGATCGTTTCGCGCGGGCTGGACCCGGCCGAGCCACGCATCGAAGGGCGTGATGTCGAGTACGCCAGCCTGCGTGCGCAGATCGGGCAGACCGATGTGCCGGTGCAATGGCTGGAATCGAGCGAGCCCAGCTACCTGCTGTACACCTCCGGCACCACCGGCAAGCCGAAGGGCGTGCAGCGCGATGTCGGTGGCTATGCGGTGGCGATGGCGCAGTCGATGCAGACCGTGTTCGACTGCAAGCCGGGGCAGGTGATGTTCTCCACCTCCGACGTCGGCTGGGCCGTGGGCCATTCCTACAACGTGTATGGCCCGTTGATCGGCGGCTGCACCTCGCTGCTGTATGAAGGGCTGCCGACCAACCCGGATCCGGGTATCTGGTGGGCGCTGTGCGAGCAGTACAACGTACGCACGATGTTCTCGTCGCCGACGGCGATCCGCGTGCTGAAGAAGCACGATGCCGATTTCATCCACCGGCACGACCTGGATGCGCTGAAGTATCTGTTCCTGGCCGGCGAGCCGCTGGACGAACCAACCGCACACTGGATCAGTGACGCGCTGGGCAAGCCGATCATCGACAACTACTGGCAGACCGAAACCGGGTGGCCGGCATTGACCCTGCTGCCTGGGCTGGACATGAAACCGGTGCGTTTCGGCTCACCGGGTTTCCCCAATCTCGGCTACCGGATGAAGGTGATCGACGAGAACACCGGTGAAGAAGTGGCTGCGGGGCAGAAGGGTGTGCTGGTGATGACGCCGCCGTTGCCGCCGGGCTGCATGAGCACGGTCTGGAATGACGACAGCCGCTTCCTGCAGAGTTACTTCAGCCACTTCAAGGAACTGCTGTACAGCTCGCTGGACTGGGCCATCCGCGATGACGATGGCTATACCTTCATCCTGGGCCGCACCGACGATGTGATCAACGTGGCCGGCCACCGCCTGGGCACGCGTGAGATCGAAGAGGCGATCTCCAGTCATCCGCGCGTGGCCGAGGCCGCAGTGATCGGGGTGAAGGACGAGTTGAAGGGGCAGGTGCCGCTGGTGTTCGTGACGCTCAAACAGGGCCTTGATGGCGAGGACCCGGCTGCGGTGGTGGCCGAGATGATGGCCACGGTGACCGCGTCGCTGGGGGCGGTGGCGCGGCCGGCGCATGTGCACGTGGTCAACGCGCTGCCCAAAACCCGTTCGGGCAAGCTGCTGCGGCGTTCGCTGCAGGCATTGGCCGAGCAGCGCGATCCCGGCGATCTGTCGACGCTGGACGACCCGGGCGCTCTGGAAGAGATCCGCCGCGCGCTGGGGCGTTGA